One segment of Erigeron canadensis isolate Cc75 chromosome 2, C_canadensis_v1, whole genome shotgun sequence DNA contains the following:
- the LOC122587068 gene encoding uncharacterized protein LOC122587068, with translation MKFTGSFQCLMGGNAVQFHGQSSSSSVLPVATKSSPPVSLHAHNDNDNKNNINSMKKTKTKKTKKKKKKKTDHRKVIRLFKPDGEINLYNKPIKVSEVMIDEYMVCRSDSFYIGQKIPPLDRHERLERGHTYFLLPAHLFHTVLSFVTIASFTSKQKEIHDVHETTSSNAANMKMKAAFLKKAAASSCSPFDIQKTASGTLSIRVSEMFISQLMMEQGADVASRNNKDNHDDDKELLLMDDDEDVVAAGDVLCTTPQLHREYKQLVVGSRRCWKPKLEMIKETPPKGKRKVKLLLSASFSRMKKKMKKNKKVDVPDQISSSSTSASKKISNNKKIKKTVVKAAVSLRSSSSVKVNKFSKIK, from the coding sequence ATGAAATTTACCGGTAGTTTCCAATGCTTGATGGGCGGGAACGCCGTACAGTTCCACGGTCAGTCATCGTCTTCTTCGGTATTACCGGTCGCCACAAAATCATCACCACCCGTTTCGTTACATGCACATAACGACAACGacaataaaaacaatataaactcgatgaagaaaacgaagacgaagaagacaaagaagaaaaagaaaaagaaaacagatCATCGAAAAGTAATCAGGTTGTTTAAACCAGACGGAGAGATTAATCTGTATAACAAACCGATAAAAGTATCGGAAGTTATGATAGACGAGTATATGGTTTGTAGATCAGATTCTTTTTATATCGGGCAAAAGATTCCGCCTCTAGACCGACACGAGCGTCTAGAACGCGGTCATACTTATTTTCTTCTCCCTGCTCATTTGTTTCATACCGTTCTTTCTTTTGTAACGATCGCGTCGTTTACGTCTAAACAGAAAGAAATTCATGACGTGCATGAAACGACAAGTAGTAACGCGGCCAACATGAAAATGAAGGCCGCGTTTCTTAAAAAAGCAGCAGCAAGCTCATGTTCACCTTTCGATATTCAAAAAACGGCGTCAGGAACGCTCAGTATTCGGGTATCAGAGATGTTTATATCACAACTGATGATGGAACAAGGTGCTGACGTGGCGTCTAGAAATAATAAGGATAATCACGACGACGACAAGGAACTACTACTTATGGATGACGACGAAGACGTTGTGGCCGCTGGTGATGTGTTGTGTACTACTCCACAGCTGCATCGAGAGTATAAGCAGCTGGTAGTTGGATCAAGAAGGTGTTGGAAACCGAAGCTCGAGATGATTAAGGAGACGCCTCCTAAAGGAAAGCGGAAAGTCAAGTTGTTACTTTCCGCTTCCTTCAGTCGgatgaagaaaaaaatgaaaaaaaataagaaggTTGACGTTCCTGATCAAATATCGTCATCCTCTACCTCCGCTTCTAAGAaaattagtaataataaaaagatcAAGAAGACCGTGGTCAAGGCAGCTGTGTCGCTTCGTTCCTCTTCTTCAGTAAAAGTAAACAAGTTTTCGAAGATTAAGTAG
- the LOC122587067 gene encoding probable protein phosphatase 2C 48, giving the protein MVRATFKKIVYPCWKPYFGEEGSQNSGTKKGEFGGIVDGLWWYKDYGKHVNGEYSIAVIEANAVLEDQCQLESGCLSAAEYGPRGTFVGIYDGHGGPEASRFVNDRLFDNIKKFTAESQEMSADIIRNAFLATEEEFLSLVEHEWHSNPKIASVGTCCLVGIICNGVLYIANAGDSRAVLAREEKVANATKAVRVSEEHNASYESVREELQALHPNDPNIVLLKHNVWRVRGLIQISRSIGDAYLKKAEFNKPPLLQKFRQPGSFSQPILKAEPAILVQKLTPEDQFLIFASDGLWEHLSDQEAVDIVKSSPRDGIARTLVKAALGEAARKRELRYSDLKKVDRGVRRHFHDDITVIVLFLNSQSPTRSSSGGPIVSVKSPMSS; this is encoded by the exons atggttagggctACATTTAAGAAAATTGTTTATCCATGTTGGAAGCCATATTTTGGTGAAGAGGGTAGTCAGAATAGTGGTACTAAAAAGGGGGAATTCGGTGGGATTGTCGATGGGTTATGGTGGTATAAAGATTATGGGAAACATGTTAATGGTGAATATTCGATAGCGGTGATTGAAGCTAATGCTGTGTTGGAGGATCAATGTCAACTTGAATCCGGGTGTTTAAGTGCGGCCGAATATGGTCCTCGAGGGACTTTTGTTGGGATTTATGATGGTCATGGTGGCCCTGAAGCTTCTAGGTTTGTCAATGACCGGTTGTTCGACAATATCAAAA AATTCACAGCAGAGAGTCAAGAAATGTCAGCTGACATTATACGAAATGCGTTTCTTGCAACAGAAGAGGAGTTCCTTTCTTTAGTGGAGCATGAATGGCATAGTAATCCAAAAATAGCCTCAGTTGGCACATGCTGTTTGGTGGGTATCATATGCAATGGAGTACTGTACATTGCAAATGCTGGAGATTCCCGTGCAGTATTGGCAAGGGAAGAGAAAGTTGCCAATGCAACCAAAGCTGTCCGAGTTTCAGAAGAACATAATGCTAGCTATGAATCTGTTAGGGAGGAACTACAAGCATTGCATCCAAATGATCCTAATATTGTACTATTAAAGCATAATGTCTGGCGTGTGAGGGGTCTTATTCAG ATCTCCAGGTCTATTGGAGATGCCTATCTGAAGAAAGCAGAATTTAATAAACCCCCGTTATTGCAAAAGTTCAGACAGCCTGGATCTTTCAGCCAGCCGATTTTAAAAGCCGAACCAGCCATACTAGTGCAAAAGCTAACCCCTGAAGATCAGTTTCTTATTTTTGCCTCGGATGGTCTGTGGGAGCATCTTAGTGATCAAGAAGCTGTTGATATAGTCAAAAGTTCTCCACGTGAT GGAATTGCCAGGACTCTTGTAAAAGCTGCACTTGGTGAAGCAGCAAGGAAACGAGAATTGAGATACTCAGACCTGAAGAAAGTAGATCGAGGAGTAAGAAGACACTTCCACGATGACATCACAGTAATAGTTTTGTTTCTAAACAGCCAGTCACCAACTCGAAGTTCATCTGGTGGGCCCATTGTATCGGTGAAGAGTCCCATGTCCTCttaa
- the LOC122586332 gene encoding deaminated glutathione amidase, chloroplastic/cytosolic translates to MAANSVRVAAVQMTSINDLASNYATCSRLVKEAASAGAKLLCFPENFSFVGAKDGESLKIAEPLDGPIMKGYCALARESSMWLSLGGFQERGSDDAHLCNSHVLIDDAGNIRSTYKKMHLFDVDVPGGAVYKESSFTEAGKEIVAVDSPFGRLGLTVCYDLRFPEVYQQLRFHHGAEVLLVPAAFTKVTGEAHWEVLLRARAIETQCYVIAAAQGGKHSEKRESFGDTLIIDPWGTVIGRLPDRTSTGIVVADIDFSLIEAVRTKMPISQHRKPIEFWNQASN, encoded by the exons ATGGCAGCGAACTCCGTCCGTGTGGCCGCCGTTCAGATGACATCCATCAACGATCTTGCTTCTAATTACGCCACTTGTTCACGCCTTGTTAAG GAAGCTGCCTCAGCTGGGGCAAAACTTCTTTGCTTCCCTgaaaatttttcatttgttGGTGCAAAAGACGGAGAAAGCCTTAAAATTGCGGAGCCATTGGATGGACCAATTATGAAAGGGTATTGTGCTCTAGCTAG GGAGTCGAGCATGTGGCTGTCCCTTGGAGGATTCCAAGAAAGGGGGTCTGATGATGCACACTTGTGTAACTCTCATGTTTTGATTGATGATGCTGGAAACATTAGAAGCACTTACAAGAAGATGCATTT GTTCGATGTGGATGTTCCCGGAGGTGCAGTTTATAAAGAGAGCAGCTTTACAGAAGCAG GGAAAGAGATAGTTGCTGTGGATAGCCCATTTGGACGTTTGGGTCTGACAGTATGCTATGATTTGAGATTCCCTGAGGTCTATCAACAGCTACGCTTCCACCATGGAGCAGAG GTTCTGTTAGTTCCTGCCGCATTTACAAAAGTAACTGGTGAGGCACACTGGGAGGTTCTTCTTCGTGCCCGTGCCATAGAGACACAATGTTAT GTTATTGCTGCTGCACAAGGTGGGAAACATAGTGAGAAAAGAGAGAGCTTTGGTGATACATTGATAATTGACCCATGGGGTACTGTAATTGGTCGTCTACCAg ATAGAACATCGACAGGAATTGTGGTTGCAGATATAGATTTCTCATTAATCGAAGCAGTGAGAACAAAGATGCCAATATCCCAG CATCGGAAGCCCATCGAGTTCTGGAATCAAGCATCCAATTGA